One window of the Candidatus Neptunochlamydia vexilliferae genome contains the following:
- a CDS encoding macro domain-containing protein: MSALTNIYCLVTRSELSTYQKNGVSYKSSANQQVRIPPNEYCKAEECVRLIFDPIKHVKELKIDPKKICIVQVDEKIKKSNDLFYIKNFGYLKRILVSPNFISQIYVVSSLDNNKLEPFCSVKILKGNLFNSKMQTYVNAVNCVGVMGKGIALAFKKKYPDMFADYKKRCSKKELKLGTLHYYETSDGKGILNFPTKGHWREKSKLNSIKMGLDYLVKNKGLLGVSSIAFPALGCGNGGLQWSQVEPILKEYAQKLNMPVEIYAPY, from the coding sequence ATGAGTGCTCTAACTAACATTTATTGCTTGGTTACTAGAAGTGAACTTTCAACGTATCAAAAAAATGGGGTGAGCTATAAATCTTCGGCTAACCAACAAGTAAGAATTCCCCCTAACGAGTACTGTAAAGCCGAAGAGTGTGTTCGTCTTATTTTTGATCCCATAAAACATGTAAAAGAGTTAAAGATTGACCCGAAAAAAATTTGCATTGTTCAGGTAGATGAAAAAATTAAAAAATCAAATGATTTATTCTATATTAAAAATTTTGGGTACTTAAAAAGAATACTTGTATCACCTAACTTCATTAGTCAGATTTATGTTGTTTCTTCTTTGGATAATAATAAACTAGAGCCCTTTTGTAGTGTAAAAATTTTGAAGGGGAATCTTTTTAATTCAAAAATGCAAACATATGTAAACGCTGTTAATTGCGTTGGAGTCATGGGGAAAGGGATTGCGCTAGCTTTTAAAAAAAAATATCCCGATATGTTTGCAGACTATAAGAAGCGCTGCAGTAAAAAGGAGCTTAAGTTAGGTACCCTTCACTACTATGAAACTTCAGATGGCAAGGGTATTTTAAATTTTCCAACCAAAGGGCACTGGAGAGAAAAATCGAAGTTAAATTCTATCAAAATGGGGCTCGATTACTTGGTTAAAAACAAGGGTCTTCTTGGAGTTAGCTCAATTGCTTTTCCTGCCTTAGGATGTGGAAATGGGGGACTGCAATGGAGTCAGGTTGAACCGATCCTTAAAGAGTATGCGCAAAAGCTTAATATGCCCGTTGAAATTTATGCTCCATATTAA
- a CDS encoding glycosyltransferase family A protein produces MRILPAEDFYCFEVADYQGKSFTFIVLTHNNVDSIEQNLETILSQDYEDFRVCYLDLASSDGTAEILRERVGEKVNLVECQKDYELYEAYYNIVLNCPDDQVIVHLYGTDWLAHNDVLSCLSHSYTNPDVWLAYGQYLDYPSYQKGVHNPKPKKTLYKKRVQRAPWVMAPLKTFYAGLFKKLHVEAGFFLSIENENALLMPMVELAKAHVRFIPNVLFIHNKNSGRVRKSRRLAFMADQVEKTLSKKMVDLMILSENTPQDLEKCLKSCQSKLKGVADIHVIYRFIEKTYLGYEKVKRKFPKVHFAHPLEYGEETFKQTVIQSLWGSKGSAPYVLLSTDQVKVTDPIFLPTCVKAMRKAHAYGFFFPLGKEGKGPIRQGIYYWNIRNQTAAALQMGLYRRLDLEQDLKALQFGSLQELMERWAGQAAGDRLGLCFEEAKAG; encoded by the coding sequence ATGAGGATCCTTCCTGCCGAAGACTTTTACTGCTTTGAGGTTGCTGATTACCAGGGTAAGTCTTTTACCTTTATTGTTTTGACCCACAATAATGTCGATTCGATCGAGCAAAACCTTGAGACGATCCTCTCTCAAGACTATGAGGATTTTCGTGTTTGCTATCTTGACCTCGCCTCCAGCGATGGAACAGCAGAGATTTTAAGAGAGCGGGTAGGCGAAAAGGTGAACCTTGTTGAGTGTCAAAAAGACTATGAGCTTTACGAGGCTTACTATAATATTGTCTTAAACTGTCCCGACGACCAGGTCATTGTCCATCTTTATGGGACCGATTGGCTTGCTCATAACGATGTTCTCTCTTGTCTTTCCCACTCCTATACCAATCCTGATGTGTGGCTTGCTTATGGGCAATACCTCGATTACCCCAGCTACCAAAAAGGAGTTCATAACCCCAAGCCTAAAAAGACCCTCTATAAAAAGAGGGTGCAGCGGGCTCCTTGGGTCATGGCTCCTCTCAAGACGTTTTATGCAGGTCTTTTCAAAAAGCTCCATGTTGAAGCAGGCTTCTTCCTTTCGATCGAAAATGAAAATGCCCTCCTCATGCCGATGGTTGAACTTGCAAAGGCCCATGTCCGTTTCATCCCCAATGTTCTCTTCATCCATAATAAAAATAGTGGCAGGGTCAGAAAGAGTCGCCGCCTTGCTTTCATGGCAGACCAGGTCGAAAAAACCCTTTCGAAAAAGATGGTGGATCTGATGATCCTTTCAGAAAACACTCCTCAGGATCTAGAAAAGTGTCTTAAATCTTGCCAAAGCAAGCTAAAAGGGGTTGCCGATATTCATGTGATCTACCGCTTTATAGAGAAGACTTACCTGGGTTACGAGAAAGTGAAGCGCAAGTTTCCCAAGGTCCACTTTGCTCACCCACTCGAATATGGAGAAGAGACCTTTAAGCAAACCGTGATCCAATCACTTTGGGGAAGCAAAGGTTCTGCCCCTTATGTTCTCCTCTCTACCGATCAGGTGAAGGTCACCGATCCGATTTTTCTCCCCACTTGTGTTAAAGCCATGCGCAAAGCGCATGCTTATGGCTTTTTCTTTCCTCTTGGCAAGGAGGGGAAAGGGCCCATTCGACAAGGGATTTACTATTGGAACATCCGCAACCAAACAGCCGCCGCTCTTCAAATGGGGCTTTATCGCCGTCTTGATCTTGAGCAAGACCTTAAAGCGCTACAGTTTGGGTCTCTTCAAGAGTTGATGGAAAGATGGGCGGGGCAAGCTGCAGGAGACCGCCTAGGTCTTTGCTTTGAAGAAGCTAAAGCAGGATAA
- a CDS encoding DarT ssDNA thymidine ADP-ribosyltransferase family protein, producing the protein MFSLNYKCNNESLKHHFKELHFITPIENVASILEKGILCHKLAETIKHEDISNPSVQKNRSYKYIPNNSREKYNKKQLILHEYVNLYFNAHNGMMLALKLKKKQLCVLSIDIAVLRKPEAIVSNVNAALNIAQFQSAKKACFSREVMRALKNPFYAYRSQSYSYRTIWKAARQAEALVPKKVASKWIKAIYVPNEKVGEKLSKNLTKDIPIWVHETLFFQKGPLGQLTEAKKDVSIQAQHTAIFGERRASEAKPDFFE; encoded by the coding sequence ATGTTTAGTTTAAATTATAAATGCAATAATGAAAGCCTAAAGCATCATTTTAAAGAGCTACACTTTATCACACCGATTGAAAATGTAGCCTCAATACTTGAAAAGGGGATCCTCTGCCATAAACTGGCAGAAACAATAAAACATGAAGATATATCAAACCCAAGTGTTCAAAAAAATAGATCCTATAAATATATCCCCAATAATAGTCGAGAGAAGTATAACAAAAAACAATTAATACTCCATGAATATGTTAACCTTTACTTCAATGCACATAATGGAATGATGCTTGCATTAAAGCTAAAGAAAAAACAACTTTGTGTTTTATCTATTGACATTGCAGTCCTTCGTAAACCTGAAGCTATTGTTAGCAACGTAAATGCTGCATTAAACATCGCCCAATTTCAGTCAGCCAAAAAGGCCTGCTTTAGTCGCGAGGTGATGAGAGCTCTTAAAAATCCTTTTTATGCATATAGAAGTCAAAGTTACTCATACAGAACAATATGGAAAGCAGCCAGACAAGCAGAAGCCCTGGTACCTAAAAAAGTAGCTTCTAAATGGATTAAAGCAATTTACGTTCCCAATGAAAAAGTAGGAGAAAAGCTTAGCAAAAATTTAACGAAAGATATTCCTATTTGGGTTCATGAGACACTGTTTTTTCAAAAAGGCCCTTTAGGTCAATTAACAGAAGCTAAAAAAGATGTAAGCATTCAGGCTCAGCACACGGCAATTTTTGGAGAGCGAAGAGCAAGCGAGGCAAAACCAGATTTTTTTGAATGA
- a CDS encoding glycosyltransferase: MRRFFYILMFTGVGFLLGFGAWKIKAEIIAKREAKKKHTAYATHPVTENKNFVIITYAKNNEKTCEQNLLSALNQEYESFRVIYIDDGSKKEAFATARAYISNHDFNGRVTLIQNKEEEGEVESIYRAIHSCKNDELVILLGGEESFAHSGVLAKLNRYFADPDVWMTAAEEVRVPAYNKSIGPLFYQTFYAGLFKQIKLQDFLEEGKFSQKGCENIMTSPLKALAGKHAYHVQEPFFLSRKEKKIELRQENYHCLGRNPWHDFSRDEELVDIVIFSYNRPLQLYAFLESSEKYVENLHRQFVIYRVGNTHYEKGYDKVKEAFPNVIYIRQSIETPYEDFAPMVRKVVFNRDFSIARYVTFALDDHLIKDQIDLKEGVKLLKETGAHGFYFRLGNNLDDHPEERKVEVEEGVYAWQFSKMEGEWGAPNSVRMALFKKEDIHSDFLHMKFHNPNILQALWNKQANLLRVGLYYDQSKVVRLPLNTVMENEWIHAKSPKISTKDLLTTFEQGLKMDISSLERLENKKVELEISPRFVKR, from the coding sequence ATGCGACGTTTTTTCTATATTTTGATGTTTACAGGGGTCGGTTTTCTACTGGGATTTGGTGCTTGGAAAATAAAGGCAGAGATCATTGCAAAAAGAGAAGCAAAGAAAAAACATACCGCCTATGCCACTCATCCAGTGACCGAGAATAAAAATTTTGTTATCATTACCTATGCAAAAAATAACGAAAAAACATGTGAGCAAAACTTACTTTCAGCCCTCAACCAGGAATATGAGTCATTTCGGGTCATTTATATCGACGATGGTTCAAAGAAAGAAGCTTTTGCTACGGCGCGCGCCTACATCAGTAATCACGATTTTAATGGGCGAGTTACCCTGATCCAAAATAAAGAAGAAGAGGGGGAAGTAGAAAGCATTTACCGAGCCATTCATTCGTGCAAAAATGATGAGTTAGTTATCCTTTTAGGAGGGGAAGAGTCTTTTGCTCATTCGGGAGTTTTAGCGAAGCTCAACCGCTACTTTGCTGACCCAGACGTTTGGATGACAGCAGCCGAAGAGGTTCGTGTTCCAGCCTACAATAAAAGTATAGGCCCTCTCTTTTACCAAACGTTTTATGCCGGGCTTTTTAAACAGATCAAGCTCCAAGATTTTCTTGAAGAGGGCAAATTTTCTCAGAAAGGATGTGAGAATATCATGACCAGCCCCCTCAAAGCTTTAGCGGGAAAACATGCCTACCACGTTCAAGAACCTTTTTTCCTCTCTCGCAAAGAAAAAAAGATAGAGCTAAGACAAGAAAACTACCACTGCTTGGGTCGAAACCCTTGGCATGACTTTAGCAGAGATGAAGAACTTGTCGATATCGTTATCTTCTCCTATAACCGTCCCCTTCAGCTCTACGCTTTTCTAGAGTCATCGGAGAAATATGTTGAAAATCTTCACAGACAATTTGTGATCTATCGAGTCGGAAATACCCACTATGAAAAGGGGTATGACAAAGTCAAAGAGGCTTTTCCCAATGTGATCTATATTCGTCAATCGATCGAGACCCCTTACGAAGATTTTGCCCCAATGGTTCGGAAGGTGGTTTTTAACCGCGACTTTTCGATTGCCCGCTACGTCACCTTTGCCCTTGATGACCACCTTATCAAAGATCAGATAGACTTGAAGGAAGGGGTTAAGCTGCTAAAGGAGACGGGAGCCCATGGGTTTTACTTCCGCTTAGGGAATAATCTTGATGACCACCCCGAGGAAAGGAAGGTTGAAGTGGAAGAAGGGGTGTATGCTTGGCAATTTTCCAAGATGGAAGGGGAATGGGGAGCCCCTAATTCCGTCCGAATGGCTCTTTTCAAGAAAGAGGACATCCACTCCGACTTTCTCCACATGAAGTTCCATAACCCAAATATTTTGCAAGCACTATGGAATAAGCAAGCAAATTTATTACGAGTTGGGTTATATTATGATCAATCTAAGGTGGTCAGATTACCGCTAAATACTGTCATGGAAAACGAATGGATCCATGCAAAGTCACCAAAGATTTCGACAAAAGATCTTTTAACGACATTCGAGCAAGGGCTGAAAATGGACATTTCTTCCTTAGAGAGATTAGAAAACAAAAAGGTAGAACTTGAAATTAGCCCCCGGTTTGTAAAGCGATGA
- a CDS encoding RNA polymerase factor sigma-54, with protein MDLRQSVKQEGRLIISPAMEQAFHVLAMPTLELTDWLEREVDQNPLLEMKELPPSEFNPSLIKDEPTLYEYLLGEIPLHFETDEEKEKAQLIAGSLDRNGFLTLSEKELEGLKTVLKKFHQIEPLGLGARNTQEALLIQLAGKEKSGPYRIVKNHYEDLLHKRWAVIAKRLNLTLKEVKELVIKELRPLNPFPGRQFHQEVNPFLAADITIQKEEETWGVEVHLPSLQISPSTEAMKGYLTGAKWLMRNLDQRKRTLEKIALYLLKTQRDYFEGITDTPTPMTMCSVAKALDLSESTITRAISHKAAATPCGLLKLRDFFNPNQDVKHLLLQLIAKEKEPLSDQALSQELQAQGIQCARRTVAKYRKELRIEPASLRKRSIQP; from the coding sequence ATGGATCTCAGACAGAGTGTTAAACAAGAAGGGCGGCTGATCATAAGCCCTGCCATGGAACAGGCGTTTCATGTTTTGGCGATGCCTACTCTTGAGCTAACCGATTGGCTTGAAAGGGAGGTCGATCAAAATCCCCTTCTTGAAATGAAGGAGCTGCCCCCTTCTGAATTCAATCCTTCTCTCATAAAAGATGAGCCGACCCTTTATGAATATTTACTTGGAGAAATTCCTCTCCACTTTGAGACCGATGAGGAAAAAGAAAAGGCGCAACTCATTGCTGGCTCACTTGATAGGAATGGTTTTTTAACCTTAAGTGAAAAAGAGCTCGAAGGGTTAAAGACGGTTCTAAAAAAGTTCCATCAGATTGAGCCTTTAGGACTAGGCGCTCGAAATACCCAAGAGGCGCTCCTTATTCAGCTGGCCGGTAAAGAAAAAAGTGGTCCCTACCGCATTGTAAAGAACCACTATGAAGATCTTCTCCATAAGCGGTGGGCGGTGATTGCAAAAAGATTGAACCTCACTCTTAAAGAGGTCAAGGAGCTTGTTATTAAGGAGCTTCGCCCTTTAAACCCTTTTCCAGGAAGACAGTTTCACCAAGAGGTTAATCCCTTTTTGGCTGCAGACATCACGATACAAAAAGAAGAAGAGACATGGGGTGTGGAGGTCCACCTTCCCTCCTTACAAATTTCGCCTTCAACAGAGGCGATGAAAGGGTATTTAACAGGAGCTAAGTGGCTGATGCGCAATTTAGACCAAAGAAAGAGAACTCTCGAAAAGATTGCCCTCTACCTCTTAAAGACGCAGCGCGATTATTTTGAAGGCATCACCGATACCCCCACCCCAATGACCATGTGCTCTGTTGCTAAAGCTTTGGATCTTAGCGAATCAACCATAACACGCGCTATTAGTCATAAGGCGGCTGCCACTCCATGTGGGCTTTTAAAACTGCGGGATTTCTTTAACCCCAACCAAGATGTGAAGCACCTTCTCTTACAACTCATCGCAAAGGAAAAAGAACCTCTATCTGATCAAGCCCTTTCACAAGAGCTTCAGGCTCAAGGGATCCAGTGTGCCAGGCGGACCGTTGCAAAGTATCGGAAAGAACTCAGGATTGAACCAGCATCTCTCAGAAAGAGGTCGATACAGCCCTAA
- a CDS encoding glycosyltransferase family 32 protein, protein MKKEMILFLFVCPLVFFYIFSSEIRGMRTQKIPHITLQDSFEQLEGLETTDWSYIQTKRDYEDLEFYKTLYEKNKDHQFDSSLTLKIPTTVHLIWIGPRPFPMGSVKNIRSWVAHHPDWTFKFWTDRPRPSPCNNMEVHYVKDFKFEFLKEKFEESTNWGEKADLWRYEILHQEGGVYIDHDAECLRPFHSLHTGYDFYACLEMPHEGIEELALTAGIGIIGARPHHPVLRKTIQVALDRWDEVTKRFASTDPLALARRVAHRSYIAMTYALRDHLGEPGNTDIIFPACYFYPKSGLPGFYSIHHYDTSWHDNFESEEDKYYTRALCKLRSRDAKILRVELLSLLVIIASFIIYVLMSRQVRGKQ, encoded by the coding sequence ATGAAAAAAGAAATGATCCTCTTCTTATTCGTTTGCCCCCTGGTCTTTTTTTATATCTTTTCTAGTGAAATTAGAGGGATGAGAACACAAAAGATTCCCCATATCACCCTCCAAGATTCCTTTGAACAATTGGAAGGGCTCGAGACCACAGACTGGAGCTACATTCAAACCAAAAGAGACTATGAGGATCTTGAGTTTTATAAAACCCTTTATGAGAAAAATAAAGACCACCAATTCGATTCCAGCCTCACCCTTAAAATTCCTACAACTGTCCACCTTATTTGGATTGGGCCACGACCATTTCCAATGGGATCGGTCAAAAATATTCGCTCTTGGGTGGCCCACCATCCCGACTGGACTTTTAAATTTTGGACCGACCGCCCTCGCCCTTCCCCCTGCAATAATATGGAAGTTCACTATGTCAAAGATTTTAAATTTGAGTTTTTGAAAGAAAAGTTTGAAGAGTCGACAAATTGGGGAGAAAAAGCAGACCTTTGGCGTTATGAAATTCTCCATCAAGAGGGAGGGGTTTACATCGATCATGATGCAGAGTGTCTCCGCCCCTTTCATAGCTTGCACACAGGGTATGACTTCTATGCCTGCTTAGAAATGCCCCACGAAGGGATTGAAGAGCTCGCCTTGACCGCAGGGATTGGCATTATTGGAGCCCGCCCCCACCATCCTGTTCTTCGAAAGACGATCCAAGTGGCTCTTGACCGGTGGGATGAAGTGACGAAGAGATTTGCCTCAACCGACCCCCTTGCTTTAGCGCGAAGGGTGGCTCACCGCTCCTATATTGCAATGACCTATGCTCTTCGGGATCACTTAGGCGAGCCAGGAAATACCGACATCATTTTTCCCGCCTGCTACTTCTATCCAAAAAGTGGTCTTCCCGGGTTTTACTCCATCCACCACTATGACACCTCCTGGCATGATAACTTTGAGTCAGAAGAAGATAAATACTACACTAGGGCGCTCTGTAAGCTCAGGAGTCGAGATGCCAAGATCTTAAGAGTAGAGCTTTTAAGTTTGCTGGTAATCATCGCCTCTTTTATCATATACGTTCTTATGAGCAGACAAGTCAGAGGTAAACAATGA
- a CDS encoding glycosyltransferase family 32 protein: MRLLILSLLLLFAGCEKQSQMKQTDDFNTLMGAEKSVWQFIKTHEDYENIHSLRELYEKNKDLQFLKTDQIKIPKVIHFIWLGPNPFPKESLDNVKSWVEHHPDWTFKFWTDRRRALPHRKMELKFISDFKFQKLKTHFEASDNYAEKSDLMRYELLYQEGGLYVDHDVKCFNPFDSFNESFDLYCGIETPHEPIISSSVSVCNNVIGSRPGHPVLKRCIDLIESRWDTYSLAYPGNDKESIIYRVAHRTFAPFDMAVRELGGKGENKDIAFPAAYFNRIDEDFALFAHHYYASTWFADETKFERNVRRRLISISRKNNQILLFNGVILSANVLLFACLFFQYRTIRRKECSEKKNSKN; encoded by the coding sequence ATGAGATTGCTAATCCTTTCCCTTTTACTCCTATTTGCAGGATGTGAAAAACAGAGTCAAATGAAGCAAACAGATGACTTCAACACCCTCATGGGAGCAGAAAAGAGTGTTTGGCAGTTTATCAAAACCCATGAAGACTATGAAAACATCCACAGCTTGCGCGAGCTTTACGAAAAAAACAAAGACCTTCAGTTCCTCAAGACAGATCAGATAAAAATTCCCAAGGTGATTCACTTTATTTGGTTGGGGCCTAACCCCTTTCCCAAAGAGTCACTTGATAATGTGAAATCATGGGTCGAACACCATCCCGATTGGACCTTTAAGTTTTGGACCGATAGAAGACGGGCCCTGCCTCATAGGAAAATGGAGCTTAAGTTTATTTCCGATTTTAAGTTTCAGAAACTGAAAACTCACTTCGAAGCTTCTGATAACTACGCCGAAAAATCAGATCTCATGCGTTACGAACTTCTTTATCAAGAAGGGGGGCTTTACGTCGATCACGACGTCAAATGTTTCAACCCTTTTGATTCTTTTAACGAAAGCTTTGACCTCTATTGTGGGATAGAAACACCGCATGAGCCGATCATCAGTAGCTCGGTTAGCGTTTGTAATAATGTGATTGGCTCTCGACCAGGGCATCCTGTCTTGAAGCGGTGTATTGATCTCATAGAATCTCGGTGGGATACCTATTCATTGGCCTATCCCGGTAATGACAAAGAGTCGATCATCTATCGGGTCGCTCACCGTACCTTTGCCCCATTTGACATGGCAGTACGAGAACTTGGTGGAAAAGGAGAAAATAAAGATATCGCCTTTCCCGCCGCTTATTTTAACCGAATCGATGAAGACTTTGCCCTCTTTGCTCACCACTACTACGCCTCCACATGGTTTGCCGATGAAACCAAGTTTGAAAGAAATGTCCGCCGTCGCCTCATCTCCATTTCCCGCAAGAACAACCAGATCCTCCTCTTCAATGGGGTCATCCTTTCGGCAAATGTTCTCCTTTTCGCCTGCCTCTTCTTTCAATACCGCACAATTAGACGGAAAGAATGCTCGGAAAAGAAAAACTCAAAGAATTAG
- a CDS encoding ATP-dependent helicase, producing the protein MVSLNPQQKIATEHMEGPMLVLAGAGSGKTRVVTCRIANLLQVGVPSAEILALTFTNKAADEMRTRVQEMTQQYVLVSTFHSLGARILRESISALGYRNDFAIYDENDSLQLMKNCLAAMGCKNEKGLLKSIKVAISNAKNDLLTPNDLEGDFRSRTDQILKDVFIAYQEKLKEYNALDFDDLLYLTVKLFRESKETLEHYQKRWSFVLIDEYQDTNAAQYFMTKLLVEKHNNLFVVGDPDQSIYSWRGANIQNILEFEKDYEKAQVISLEQNYRSTSNILEAANGLINHNEGRYEKRLWSDLGAGEKIGVYIAPNERQEAQFVVEELIRRTREEHIPLRECVIFYRTNSQSRTFEDSFLREQIPYVIFGGLSFYQRKEIKDILALLRMVVSDSDFLAFARTVNLPKRGIGNTTLVKLREAAEETALPILALVRKLLNREITTLKLTKRVEEGLKDYLGVIEELKTLVKEERPIEELVQKAIELSSYERVLREDPESLEDRKSNLEALISKGAEWSQERENPTLIQFLEELSLKSGLDETPAHDSVRLMTLHNGKGLEFTLTFVVGMEEDLFPHINAKDSLEALEEERRLCYVGMTRAKRYLYLTASTYRFMWGISKVMCPSRFLSEVPEHFLNRLSEEVEEDKDWVEESGFRVGTVVFHKDFGKGIVKKSYQTSLGLTYDVEFIESQTTRSLVGKYAKFKICID; encoded by the coding sequence ATGGTAAGTTTAAACCCCCAGCAGAAGATTGCCACAGAGCACATGGAAGGACCAATGCTGGTCCTTGCAGGAGCAGGTTCGGGAAAGACCCGCGTCGTTACCTGCCGCATTGCCAATTTGCTCCAGGTAGGCGTTCCCTCAGCAGAAATCTTAGCCCTCACTTTCACCAATAAAGCGGCTGATGAGATGCGGACACGGGTTCAGGAAATGACCCAACAGTATGTCCTCGTTTCGACCTTCCACTCATTGGGAGCACGGATTTTGCGTGAGTCGATCAGCGCCCTTGGCTACCGGAATGACTTTGCAATCTATGATGAAAATGACAGCCTGCAGCTCATGAAAAACTGTTTGGCAGCGATGGGCTGCAAAAATGAGAAGGGACTCCTGAAGTCAATTAAGGTGGCGATCTCTAATGCAAAGAACGATTTATTGACGCCAAATGATTTGGAGGGGGACTTTCGGTCGCGGACCGATCAGATTTTGAAAGATGTCTTCATCGCCTACCAGGAAAAGCTTAAAGAATACAATGCCCTTGACTTTGATGACCTTCTTTACTTGACGGTCAAACTCTTTCGAGAGTCTAAAGAAACTCTCGAACACTATCAGAAGCGGTGGTCGTTTGTTTTGATCGATGAGTACCAGGATACCAATGCAGCCCAGTATTTTATGACGAAGCTTTTAGTGGAAAAGCACAACAACTTGTTTGTGGTGGGAGATCCCGATCAGTCGATCTATTCATGGCGGGGGGCTAATATCCAAAATATTTTGGAGTTTGAAAAGGATTATGAAAAGGCGCAGGTCATTTCCCTCGAACAAAACTATCGGAGTACGTCGAATATTTTGGAGGCGGCAAACGGGCTGATCAACCACAATGAGGGACGGTATGAAAAGCGGCTGTGGAGCGATCTCGGCGCTGGGGAAAAGATTGGGGTCTATATTGCTCCCAATGAGCGACAAGAGGCGCAGTTTGTTGTCGAAGAGCTGATTCGAAGGACCCGTGAAGAACATATTCCACTAAGAGAGTGTGTGATCTTTTACCGCACGAACTCTCAGTCGCGCACCTTTGAGGATTCTTTTTTAAGGGAGCAAATCCCCTACGTCATTTTTGGTGGGCTCTCTTTTTATCAAAGGAAAGAGATCAAAGATATTTTGGCTCTTCTCCGGATGGTTGTCTCCGACTCTGACTTTTTGGCCTTTGCACGGACGGTTAATTTGCCAAAGCGGGGAATTGGAAATACCACCTTGGTGAAGCTCCGTGAAGCGGCAGAGGAAACAGCGCTCCCCATCCTGGCCCTTGTCCGAAAGCTTCTTAACCGAGAAATCACTACCCTCAAATTGACCAAGCGGGTCGAAGAGGGACTGAAGGATTATCTTGGAGTGATCGAAGAGCTTAAAACGCTTGTCAAAGAAGAACGTCCCATCGAAGAGCTTGTGCAAAAAGCGATTGAGCTTTCTAGTTATGAAAGAGTTTTGAGAGAAGACCCTGAAAGCTTAGAAGATCGGAAAAGTAACCTCGAAGCGCTCATTAGTAAGGGGGCTGAGTGGAGCCAGGAGCGGGAAAACCCCACCCTCATCCAGTTTTTAGAGGAGCTTTCGTTAAAGTCTGGGCTCGATGAAACCCCGGCTCACGACTCGGTGCGGCTCATGACCCTCCATAATGGAAAGGGGCTTGAGTTTACCCTCACTTTTGTTGTAGGGATGGAAGAAGATCTTTTCCCCCATATTAACGCTAAAGATTCCCTTGAAGCGCTTGAAGAGGAGCGGCGTCTTTGCTATGTGGGAATGACCCGCGCCAAGCGGTACCTTTATCTAACCGCTTCGACCTACCGATTTATGTGGGGGATCTCTAAGGTGATGTGTCCTTCCCGCTTCTTAAGCGAAGTGCCGGAGCACTTCCTTAATCGGCTCAGTGAAGAGGTCGAAGAAGATAAAGACTGGGTAGAAGAATCGGGGTTCCGAGTAGGAACCGTCGTTTTTCATAAAGATTTTGGAAAGGGAATCGTTAAAAAGTCTTACCAAACATCGTTAGGGCTCACCTACGATGTGGAGTTTATCGAATCACAGACTACACGCTCTTTGGTTGGCAAGTATGCCAAGTTCAAGATCTGCATCGATTAA